From a region of the Narcine bancroftii isolate sNarBan1 chromosome 5, sNarBan1.hap1, whole genome shotgun sequence genome:
- the lrrn1 gene encoding leucine-rich repeat neuronal protein 1, with the protein MAKGKICSLLHCVMIGFLTMCLTEAALQHSECPQLCVCEIRPWFTPQSTYREAATVDCNDLRLTRIPSNLSADTQVLLLQSNNIARTTNEFEQMFNLTELDLSQNNFTNIQDVGLTNLTHLTTLHLEENQIAEMPDFCLQDLTSLQELYINHNQISSISAKAFSGLRNLLRLHLNSNKLRVIDSRWFESTPNLEILMIGENPVIGILDMNFKPLSNLRSLVLAGMDLTEIPGNALVGLDSLESLSFYDNKLGRVPQLALQKVPALKFLDLNKNPVHKIQEGDFRNMLRLKELGINNMIELVSIDRYALDNLPELTKLEATNNPKLSYIHRYAFREVPSLESLMLNNNALNALYQKTVDNLPNLREVSIHSNPIRCDCVIQWMNSNKTTIRFMEPQSMFCAMPPEYRGQQVKEVLMQETAEHCLPMIAHETFPNHLNVDVDMTVSLDCRAMAEPEPEIYWVTPLGSKITVDTLSDKYKLSSEGTLEVSHIRVEDSGRYTCVAQNSEGADTSVATIRVNGTLLDGTQVLKIYVKQAESHSILVSWRVNSNVMTSNLKWSSATMKIDNPHITYTARVPVDVHEYNLTHLQPSTEYEVCLTVSNIHQQTQKSCVNVTTKGVTFSLDISDQGTSTALAAVMGSMFATISIASIGVYIAKRLKRKNYHHSLKKYMQKTSSIPLNELYPPLINLWDGDSEKDKDGSSDVKSTPVDTSRSYYVW; encoded by the coding sequence ATGGCAAAAGGGAAGATTTGTTCACTCCTCCATTGTGTGATGATAGGCTTCCTGACTATGTGCCTAACTGAAGCAGCCCTGCAACATAGTGAATGCCCTCAGCTGTGTGTTTGTGAAATCCGTCCATGGTTCACACCACAATCAACATATAGAGAAGCCGCCACTGTGGACTGCAATGATCTGCGTTTAACCAGAATCCCTAGTAATCTCTCAGCTGACACTCAGGTGCTCTTGCTTCAAAGCAACAATATTGCCAGGACGACCAATGAGTTTGAGCAGATGTTTAACCTCACTGAGCTTGATCTCTCTCAGAATAATTTTACCAATATTCAAGATGTGGGCTTGACCAACCTTACTCATCTTACCACACTGCACCTAGAAGAGAATCAGATTGCAGAAATGCCTGACTTTTGTTTGCAGGATCTTACTAGCCTCCAGGAGCTCTACATAAATCACAACCAGATTAGTAGCATATCGGCCAAAGCTTTTTCTGGCTTGAGGAATTTGTTGAGACTTCATCTAAACTCCAACAAGCTGCGGGTGATTGATAGCCGTTGGTTTGAGTCTACACCGAACCTAGAGATCCTCATGATTGGGGAAAACCCAGTAATTGGCATTCTGGATATGAACTTCAAACCTCTGAGCAATCTGCGAAGTCTGGTTTTAGCAGGAATGGATTTGACAGAAATACCTGGCAATGCTTTGGTTGGCTTGGACAGTTTGGAAAGTCTCTCtttctatgataataaattgggaAGAGTGCCTCAGCTTGCACTTCAGAAGGTGCCAGCTTTGAAATTCCTGGATTTGAACAAAAATCCCGTTCACAAAATTCAAGAAGGTGATTTCAGAAACATGCTTCGCTTGAAAGAACTCGGTATCAACAATATGATTGAACTTGTTTCTATTGACAGGTATGCCTTGGATAATCTCCCTGAACTTACAAAACTGGAAGCCACAAATAATCCAAAATTGTCTTATATTCATCGCTATGCATTTCGGGAAGTTCCTTCCCTCGAAAGCCTCATGCTGAATAATAATGCATTGAATGCCCTTTATCAAAAGACAGTGGATAACCTCCCTAATCTGCGTGAAGTAAGCATTCATAGCAACCCAATCAGGTGTGATTGTGTAATTCAGTGGATGAATTCAAACAAGACAACCATTCGCTTCATGGAGCCTCAGTCTATGTTTTGTGCGATGCCTCCAGAATATAGAGGACAACAAGTCAAAGAAGTTCTCATGCAGGAGACTGCTGAACATTGTCTTCCAATGATTGCACATGAGACCTTTCCAAATCATCTGAATGTAGATGTGGATATGACTGTGTCCTTAGACTGCCGTGCTATGGCAGAGCCTGAACCTGAAATCTACTGGGTCACACCTCTCGGCAGCAAGATCACAGTAGACACCCTATCAGACAAATACAAGCTAAGCAGTGAGGGAACTCTTGAGGTTTCTCACATTCGCGTTGAGGATTCTGGGCGGTATACTTGCGTTGCTCAGAACTCTGAGGGAGCAGATACAAGCGTTGCAACCATTCGAGTAAATGGAACCTTGCTCGATGGAACTCAGGTACTGAAAATATACGTGAAGCAAGCTGAATCGCATTCTATCTTAGTTTCGTGGAGAGTGAATTCTAATGTCATGACTTCAAATTTGAAGTGGTCTTCAGCAACCATGAAGATTGACAACCCTCACATTACATACACTGCAAGGGTCCCTGTTGATGTCCATGAATATAACCTGACTCATCTCCAGCCTTCTACAGAATATGAGGTCTGCCTAACTGTATCCAATATCCACCAACAAACTCAGAAGTCATGTGTCAACGTCACCACGAAAGGTGTGACCTTCTCACTGGATATTTCTGATCAAGGGACAAGCACTGCTCTTGCAGCTGTCATGGGGTCAATGTTTGCCACCATTAGCATTGCTTCAATAGGTGTTTATATTGCCAAACGCCTCAAGCGGAAGAACTACCATCATTCATTGAAGAAATACATGCAGAAGACCTCCTCCATTCCCTTGAATGAGCTTTATCCACCACTTATAAATCTATGGGATGGAGACAGCGAGAAGGACAAAGATGGTTCCTCTGACGTGAAATCGACACCTGTCGACACATCAAGAAGCTATTATGTGTGGTAA